In the Brassica napus cultivar Da-Ae chromosome A7, Da-Ae, whole genome shotgun sequence genome, one interval contains:
- the LOC106356922 gene encoding inactive TPR repeat-containing thioredoxin TTL3-like, with amino-acid sequence MAKSKNISTSQRLGCESLLGCIFESWSPRRRKPSLPEKDRKTTDYLPPKSTTVTNPKTLSRKSTDSSSQSKPRKSSDSARKSVSSASPRPESKTFSPNGVMGNIIVKPQPALNSSDVAQTNSRCEGKTVNYRICPEDLKRMGNEEYCRGRFGEALVFYERAILADPKTPTYWSNKSAALISLGRLLEAYDACEEALRLNPNYERAHQRLASLQLRLGEAEKALCHYNQAGKYTETRHIEQVEDVIKCLRRCDEARRSKGWNILLKETCSVISYGADSSPRVHALQTEALLHLQRQEEAYDVYQKGTKHFDIDIYIKMFGLPITSYLLMVGAQVYIAAGRFEDAVTASRQAARLDPSNEEVNAVDRKARAVAAARLSGNLLFNASKFEAACVVYTEGLEQDPTNALLLCNRAASSFKIGLYEKAVEDSTLVLNLQPSYRKARRRRADSYAKLGKWQQAIQDYEFLMMETPVDEDTRRALAVANVRLRKQIGGNVRFKGYGSGLVVVNEMGVLG; translated from the exons ATGGCGAAATCAAAAAACATCTCTACTAGTCAAAGATTGGGTTGTGAGAGTCTCCTTGGCTGTATTTTCGAAAGTTGGAGCCCTCGCAGGCGGAAACCCTCTTTGCCAGAGAAAGATCGCAAGACAACAGATTACTTGCCTCCCAAGTCAACCACCGTtacaaaccctaaaaccctttCAAGAAAATCAACAgattcttcttcacaaagtaaACCAAGAAAGTCATCAGATTCGGCCAGAAAATCGGTGTCGTCCGCTTCACCAAGACCAGAGAGCAAAACGTTTTCACCTAACGGCGTGATGGGAAACATCATCGTGAAACCACAGCCCGCCCTTAACTCTTCCGACGTGGCACAGACGAATAGTCGGTGCGAGGGCAAAACGGTAAACTACAGAATTTGTCCGGAGGATCTGAAGAGAATGGGAAACGAAGAGTATTGTCGTGGGCGGTTTGGAGAAGCTCTTGTGTTTTACGAGAGAGCTATCTTAGCTGACCCGAAAACGCCGACGTATTGGTCTAACAAATCCGCAGCTTTGATCAGTCTTGGTCGTCTTTTAGAAGCTTACGATGCTTGCGAAGAAGCTTTAAGGTTAAACCCTAATTACGAGAGAGCTCATCAGAGACTCGCTTCGCTCCAACTCAG ATTGGGTGAGGCTGAAAAAGCTTTGTGTCACTATAACCAAGCTGGAAAATACACAGAGACAAGACATATAGAACAAGTTGAAGATGTAATAAAATGCTTAAGGAGGTGTGATGAAGCTCGGAGATCAAAGGGTTGGAATATTCTGTTGAAAGAAACTTGCTCTGTAATATCATATGGAGCAGATTCTTCTCCTAGG GTCCATGCGCTCCAAACCGAGGCACTATTGCATCTTCAGCGACAAGAAGAAGCCTATGATGTGTACCAGAAAGGAACAAAACACTTTGATATcgatatttatataaagatgtTTGGTCTTCCCATCACTTCTTACCTCTTAATGGTCGGAGCTCAGGTCTACATTGCAGCGGGAAG GTTTGAAGATGCAGTAACGGCGTCAAGGCAAGCGGCTCGACTGGATCCGAGCAATGAAGAAGTTAACGCAGTGGATAGAAAAGCTAGAGCGGTTGCTGCGGCGAGACTCAGCGGAAATTTACTATTCAATGCGTCCAAATTCGAAGCGGCTTGCGTGGTTTACACGGAAGGACTCGAGCAGGATCCCACCAATGCCCTCTTGCTATGTAACAGAGCCGCATCAAGTTTCAAGATTGGTCTGTACGAGAAAGCTGTAGAAGATAGCACATTAGTTCTTAATCTCCAGCCATCGTACCGGAAGGCTAGACGGCGCAGGGCGGATTCTTATGCCAAG TTGGGGAAATGGCAACAAGCTATTCAAGATTATGAGTTTTTGATGATGGAGACACCTGTAGATGAGGACACGAGAAGAGCCTTGGCTGTGGCAAATGTCCGGTTAAGGAAACAGATTGGTGGAAATGTCCGGTTTAAAGGATACGGATCGGGTTTAGTTGTTGTGAATGAGATGGGAGTTTTGGGTTAG
- the LOC106356923 gene encoding uncharacterized protein LOC106356923 — translation MIKGRDGNRGPSSSSGYSADLLVCFPPRTHLALTPKPISSPSRPSDSTTRRPHHRRQHSKLSGRGGGGGHGSPVLWAKQASSKNRGRDEIDEPTSPKVTCAGQIKVRPSKCGGRGKNWRSVMEEIERIQRSKPQSKFFGVKKDVMGFLTCLRNIRFDFRCFGDFRHADVTSDDEDDDDGEEEEEEEDGEEEDPKNAFSKWFMVLQEEQSNKDKDNNSNNNKCVLENSDAEPAVPPPNALLLMRCRSAPAKSWLEERMQAKTEQENREKQQEEETEEDNRERQREEETEDQEMMSMKNDEKDLRTLVEEEKMDLVLMRYDTDYYKLSSDIAKETWVVGGNQDPLSRSRSWRS, via the coding sequence aTGATCAAAGGAAGAGATGGAAACAGaggaccttcttcttcttctggttacTCTGCAGATTTGCTGGTTTGTTTCCCTCCACGAACCCACTTAGCTCTTACTCCTAAGCCCATTTCCAGCCCATCTCGTCCCTCCGACTCCACCACCCGCCGTCCTCACCACCGTCGCCAGCACAGCAAACTCTCCGGccgcggaggaggaggaggacatGGGAGTCCTGTTTTGTGGGCTAAGCAAGCGAGTAGTAAGAACAGGGGCCGTGACGAGATAGACGAGCCCACTTCGCCTAAAGTCACCTGCGCCGGTCAGATCAAAGTCCGGCCGAGTAAATGCGGCGGGAGAGGAAAGAACTGGCGATCGGTGATGGAGGAGATCGAGAGGATACAGAGGAGTAAACCCCAGAGCAAGTTTTTTGGAGTGAAGAAAGATGTGATGGGGTTCTTGACTTGTCTGAGGAATATAAGATTCGATTTCAGGTGTTTTGGTGATTTCAGACATGCTGATGTCACTAGCGACGACGAAGATGATgacgatggagaagaagaagaagaagaagaggatggaGAGGAGGAGGATCCGAAGAATGCTTTCTCCAAATGGTTTATGGTGTTACAAGAGGAACAGAGTAACAAGGATAAGgacaacaacagcaacaacaacaagtgCGTTCTTGAAAACTCAGACGCAGAACCGGCGGTTCCGCCGCCGAACGCGCTTTTGCTGATGAGGTGTAGATCGGCTCCGGCGAAGAGTTGGCTAGAAGAGAGAATGCAAGCGAAAACAGAGcaagaaaacagagagaaacaacaagaagaggaaacagaggaagatAACAGAGAGAGACAACGAGAAGAGGAAACAGAGGATCAAGAGATGATGAGTATGAAGAACGATGAGAAGGATTTGAGAACACTAGTGGAGGAAGAGAAGATGGACTTAGTGTTGATGAGATACGATACTGATTATTACAAACTCTCTTCAGACATTGCTAAGGAAACTTGGGTTGTCGGAGGAAATCAAGATCCTCTGTCTCGGAGTCGAAGCTGGAGAAGCTAA